The Microvirga lotononidis nucleotide sequence ATCGTGGTCGGTTGCATTGTCGGCATACACCGGGACTGCCCATACGACCTGACCAGCTGATTGATCAAACAAACGGACGAAGGCGCGATCCGCGAAGAGCCGTCCGTTGGTGAGTATGTGCAGAACCGTGTTTGGCAGAAATTGCTTCGCCGCTCTTAGAACTTTGGCAAGACCTTCGCCAAGGAGGCACGGCTCCCCGCCCGTAATCCCGAGAACAGGCAGGTCACGATCGATCAGCTGAAGCAGGTCGATCATCTCGCCAATCCGCCAGCTGTCATCTTCCTCTCGGGGCGGCTGGCTGCACATAAGGCATCGGCTGTTGCACCGTTCTGTTGCGAACAGTGTGTTGGCGTTCGCACCGCGGCGGTAGAGAACGTTCACTTGTCCAGTTGGATGGACCCGTACCACATCCCCCGGAGCGACAACTGCAGGCATCGTGAGCGAGTGAAGCGTTGGAAGCGGTGATGCAAGGCTGTCGCCTGCGCCAAGAACGGCGCCGGCTCCAATCGCCACCAGCGCATTGTGGTCAACTCCATCGAGGTCACGCAGATCGATCATTACCTGCGGGAGTGGGAAATCTTGGCGGAGTGCCTCGGCTAAGGAGAGCACCTTATACAGAGCCGAAGCCCCTTGGCCGGAGACCGTGCCTCTCGTGTGAAGGGGAAGGGCCATGACACTATGTTGCCTTGGCTGTGGAGAGGGCGCCATGAACCCAATCGTCAAAAATCCGGAGCGTGTCGGGGGCGCCTTCGGCAAGATGGCCGAAGAGGATTTTGAAGAGGCCCATGTGCCGCTGGCAGTGTTCACTCTCGGCTCGATGTCCGACAGGATCTCCGTGGCGGGAGAGCGAACCTGCCGGATCAGGACCACAGTACGGCACGAATGCACAATCGGAACAGCCAGGTAGCGTCTCGGCAAGACCGGACGCTGCAAGGAGCTCCATCGCGGGAGACCGCATGAGCGTTTGGTAGCTATCAGTCACTGATCCGAGGCGCAGGCTGTTGTTGCCAACCTCTTTAAGCATGCGCCCCTCGTCGGATGCGTACACGCCGCCGTCGTAATTATATACTAGTGTTCCGAAGCCGCTGCCGACTGGAGAGCGCAGATCTACATAGGTCGTTGGGAATGGTGTCAGGATGCTAGAGAGCAAAATCTTGGCGTACGCCTCCTCAATGAGGTACCCGTGCCTGTTTATCTCCAGGACGTAGCCTAGCGCGGCCTTATAGAATCCCAGGTAATCCTGAACTGTGTACCCGAGCCGCCGCTCTGACTTCTTTGCAAATCCGTAGGGGCTGAGGGGCCGCAGGAAGATTGATCGGAAACCGAGCCGCACATACTCATCAACGATCTCCCTCGGCCGTTCCAGGCTGCGGCGGGTGAGGGTGGTGATTGCAGATAGACTTTCGTCTCCAAGAACCTGACGTGCGCGCTGAAGGCCCTGGACCGTCAATGCGTGGGCGTCTCCGTTTGGGAGCGGCCGGTTTGCATTATGAAGGTCTGTGGGACCATCCAGGGAGGTCGAAACCTGGAAGTCATGGATGCGCATGAACTCCAGAACTTCATCCGTCAGGTGATGCAGTGTGGACGTGATCGAGAATACGATCTGGCGCCGCTCTTGGACATTTCGGGCTTGGATGAGTTCGACAATGTGGCGAATGACAGGGAAGGCGAGAAGCGGCTCTCCGCCTTGGAATTCGACGGTAAGATGTTGGGAGGGGCTATCGAAAAGGCGGTCCACGGCTGCTGTGGCAGTCTCGAAAGACATGTCATAGCGGCCGCTCGAGTGCAATCGGCGCGAAACTTGGCAGTAGTGGCAGCCATGATCGCAACCAAGCGTCACGACAAAGATGTGCAGAGACGGGCCGCCACGAAGAAAGGACTTCCTCGTGCGCAGTTTCGTTGCCAGAAGGCGAACAGCCGTTTCTGGAGAGGCCTTGTAGAGAAGGTGCTTCGCCTCAAGACTTCTCAGAATGCCAGTGTCGCCAAGTGGCTCTCGGCGAGCGAACGTTGAGAATGTACTGGAATCGAGGACGTGGAAATCTCCAGCCTCCGAGGTCACAAGAATCTTTCCGGTATCAAGACGGGTGAACCTGAAGGGGAGGTGGCCATAGTTCCCTGGTGGAGAAGCTGCTTGTATAGGGCGATGCTCGCTCATCAGGGCTTAGTCCCCAAGGTTTCGCTGAACGCCGTTTTCCAGATACGATCACGCAGATCAGTGGTCCGGCTCTCGATATCCACCCGGAGGCTGAAATCGATCAGTGCCGATCGCAGCCTCGAAGCGAGGCGTGATCCAGATTGGCCATCGCGCGACTTTAGGGTTAGCCGAATGCGACCCTCATCAGTCGTGACAATATCAATCTCGGCTTCCGGGGAGAGCCAATAGCAGGCTCTCAGAACTGCCTCACGGGGATGGACCTTTGGGTCAACCTCGATGATGTACATCTCGGTAATGGGCTCAGAGATAGGAAGGGACATCGGAACGGGAACTACTGCGTCAACCAACGCGGGCGGGAGGAAAGTTGATATAATACGGTAATGCACAGTTAGTAAAGTATTGGCGTTCTGATGCGACAATGAGAATTGCCATTTAAATTAGTCCTCATGATACATTCTAGAGAAAGTCACGCGTCCCCTCGGGCAAGATCCTCTCCGCTTGTATTTTTCGCACAATCAAGTTTACAAGCTTGATATGTGCAGGACTCTAAGCAGCATTATTGCTCGGCGCCTGTGCT carries:
- the hxsB gene encoding His-Xaa-Ser system radical SAM maturase HxsB — its product is MSEHRPIQAASPPGNYGHLPFRFTRLDTGKILVTSEAGDFHVLDSSTFSTFARREPLGDTGILRSLEAKHLLYKASPETAVRLLATKLRTRKSFLRGGPSLHIFVVTLGCDHGCHYCQVSRRLHSSGRYDMSFETATAAVDRLFDSPSQHLTVEFQGGEPLLAFPVIRHIVELIQARNVQERRQIVFSITSTLHHLTDEVLEFMRIHDFQVSTSLDGPTDLHNANRPLPNGDAHALTVQGLQRARQVLGDESLSAITTLTRRSLERPREIVDEYVRLGFRSIFLRPLSPYGFAKKSERRLGYTVQDYLGFYKAALGYVLEINRHGYLIEEAYAKILLSSILTPFPTTYVDLRSPVGSGFGTLVYNYDGGVYASDEGRMLKEVGNNSLRLGSVTDSYQTLMRSPAMELLAASGLAETLPGCSDCAFVPYCGPDPAGSLSRHGDPVGHRAESEHCQRHMGLFKILFGHLAEGAPDTLRIFDDWVHGALSTAKAT
- the hxsD gene encoding His-Xaa-Ser system protein HxsD, with the protein product MSLPISEPITEMYIIEVDPKVHPREAVLRACYWLSPEAEIDIVTTDEGRIRLTLKSRDGQSGSRLASRLRSALIDFSLRVDIESRTTDLRDRIWKTAFSETLGTKP
- the hxsC gene encoding His-Xaa-Ser system radical SAM maturase HxsC, with the protein product MIDLRDLDGVDHNALVAIGAGAVLGAGDSLASPLPTLHSLTMPAVVAPGDVVRVHPTGQVNVLYRRGANANTLFATERCNSRCLMCSQPPREEDDSWRIGEMIDLLQLIDRDLPVLGITGGEPCLLGEGLAKVLRAAKQFLPNTVLHILTNGRLFADRAFVRLFDQSAGQVVWAVPVYADNATDHDYVVQADGAFDETVNGLHNLAERGHRIEVRCVLHRQTTYRLQELAEYLYRNLPFAEHVAFMGLEPMGYARSNRDVLWIDPLEYANTLSQVSAYLWRRGMAVSIYNIPLCLLPDQARPFARQSISDWKNVFAPECQSCTLRGACCGFFRSAGDGWRSKGIQAIESKAIA